CATGCAGTGTCACGGACTGCAGTGCGGCTTCTGCACGCCCGGCATGATGATCACCGCCCGCGCGCTGCTCGACCGCGATCCGGACCCGGACGAACAGACCATCCGGGAGGCCATCTCCGGGCAGATCTGCCGCTGCACCGGCTACACCACGATCGTCCGCTCGGTTCGCTGGGCCGCCGAGCACGGCGGCGCCACCACCGACACCGTTACGACGGGAGGTACGACGTGACCACACTCGACGAGACGCCCGGGACGGTCGATCCGGACAGCGCCTCCAACGACGGCAAGCCGTGCGGGCACGGCCGGATGCTGCGCAAGGAGGACCCGCGGTTCATCCGCGGCCAGGGGCACTACGTCGACGACGTCCAGCTGCCCGGCATGCTGCACCTGGCGATTCTCCGCTCGCCGATCGCGCACGCGCGCGTGGCGCGGGTGGACACGACAGCCGCGCAGGCGCATCCCAAGGTCTCGGCCGTCGTCACCGGTGCAGACCTCGCGGAGAAGGGCCTGGCGTGGATGCCGACGCTCTCCAACGACGTGCAGGCCGTTCTCGCGACGGACAAGGTGCGGTTCCAGGGGCAGGAGGTGGCGTTCGTCGTGGCCGAGGATCGGTACTCGGCCCGCGACGCGCTCGAGCTGATCGACGTCGAGTACGAGCCGCTCGACCCGGTCATCGACGCGCGGACCGCGCTCTCGCCCGACGCCCCCGTCATCCGCACCGACCTGGACGGCAAGACCGACAACCACTGCTTCGACTGGGAGACGGGCGATTCCGACGCCACCGAGGCCGTGTTCGCGAGGGCCGACGTCGTGGTGCGGCAGGAGATCGTCTATCCGCGCGTGCATCCCGCGCCGATGGAGACGTGCGGCGCGGTGGCCGACTACGACGCGGTGAACGGCAAGCTGACGCTGTGGTCCACGAGCCAGGCCCCGCACGCGCACCGCACCCTGTACGCGCTCGTGGCCGGGCTGCCCGAACACAAGATCCGCGTCATCTCGCCGGACATCGGCGGCGGGTTCGGCAACAAGGTGCCGATCTACCCGGGCTACGTGTGCGCGATCGTCGGGTCGCTGCTCACCGGCAAGCCGGTCAAGTGGATGGAGGACCGCAGCGAGAACCTCACCAGCACCGGGTTCGCGCGCGACTACATCATGGTCGGCGAGATCGCCGCGACGTCCGAGGGCAAGATCCTCGCCGTCCGCACCGACGTCCTCGCCGACCACGGTGCGTTCAACGGCACCGCGGCGCCGCTGAAGTACCCGGCCGGCTTCTTCGGGGTGTTCACTGGCAGCTACGACCTCGAGGCCGCGTACTGCAAGATGACGGCGGTCTACACGAACAAGGCGCCGGGCGGCGTGGCGTACGCGTGCTCGTTCCGCATCACCGAGGCCGTCTACCTCGTCGAGCGACTCGTGGACTGCCTGGCGTTCGACCTCGGCATGGATCCCGCCGAGCTGCGCCTGAAGAACCTGCTGCGGCCCGACCAGTTCCCGTACACGTCCAAGACCGGATGGAAGTACGACTCCGGCGACTACGCGACGACGATGCGCAAGGCCATGGACATGATCGGCTACGACGATCTGCGCCGCGAGCAGGCCGACAAGCGCGAACGCGGCGAGCTGATGGGCATCGGTATGTCGTTCTTCACCGAGGCCGTCGGCGCCGGGCCCCGCAAGGACATGGACATCCTCGGCCTCGGCATGGCGGACGGCTGCGAGCTCACCGTGCACCCGACCGGCAAGGCGGTCGTCCGGATCTCGGTGCAGACCCAGGGGCAGGGGCACGAGACGACGTTCGCGCAGATCGTCGCCGAGGAACTCGGCATCCCGCCCGAGGACATCGACGTGGTCCACGGTGACACCGACAACACCCCGTTCGGGCTCGGCACCTACGGCAGCCGCTCGACGCCGGTATCCGGGGCCGCGGCCGCGCTGGTCGCGCGCAAGGTCCGCGACAAGGCCCGGATCATCGCGTCCGGCATGCTCGAGGTGTCGGTGGCCGACCTCGAATGGGAGAAGGGGAACTTCCACGTCAAGGGCGACCCGTCGGCCGCGGTGACGATCCAGGACATCGCGATGCGCTCGTACGGTGCCGGGGACCTGCCCGACGGCATCGAGGGCGGACTCGAGGCCCAGATCTGTTACAACCCCGAGAATCTCACGTACCCGTACGGCGCGTACTTCTGCGTCGTCGACGTCGACCCGGGCACCGGTGAGGTGAAGGTGCGCCGCTTCCTTGCGGTCGACGACTGCGGCACCCGCATCAACCCGATGATCATCGAGGGGCAGGTGCACGGCGGCATCACCGACGGGATCGGCATGGCGCTCATGGAGATCGTCGCGTTCGACGAGGACGGCAACTGCCTCGGCGGCTCGCTCATGGACTACCTGATCCCCACCGCGCTCGAGGTGCCGCACCTCGAGACCGGGTACACGGTCACGCCGTCGCCGCACCATCCGATCGGGGCCAAGGGGATCGGGGAGAGCGCGACCGTCGGCTCGCCGCCGGCGGTGGTGAACGCCGTCGTCGACGCGTTGAAGCCGTTCGGGGTGCGCCACGCGGACATGCCGCTGACGCCGTCACGGGTGTGGGAGGCGATGCAGGGTCGGGCGACCCCGCCGATCTGAGAAGGAGATGCGAATGGACCTCGCTGCGCGCGCCGCCCAGTTGACCGGTGAGCGGCGCCCCTACGTGCGCGCGACGGTGGTCCGTGCCCAGCAGCCGACGTCGTCGTCGCCGGGCGACGGCGCAATCGTGTTGCCGGACGGCACGATCGAGGGTTTCGTCGGCGGCCACTGCGCGCAGAACTCGGTGCGGCAGGCCGCGACCGATGCGCTCGAGGCGGGGGAGAGCCTGCTGCTGCGGATCCTGCCCGACGGCGGACCCGAGTACCCGGATGTGCCCGGCGCCCGGGTCGTCGTCAACCACTGCCTGTCCGGCGGGGCGATGGAGATCTTCCTGCAGCCGTGCCTACCGGCTCCGATCGTCCGGGTGGTCGGGGAGAGCCCGGTCGCCGACGCGGTCGCGCACCTGGCGGCCGCGCTCGACCTCGACGTCCGGCGCGGCGCCACCCCGAGCGCCGGCGAAACCGCGGTGATCGTGGCCAGCCTCGGCGGTGACGAGCCGGGCGCGATCCGGGAGGCGCTGGACGCGGGCGCCGGGTACGTCGGGCTCGTCGCCAGTCGAGTCCGCGGCGCGGCGATCCTCGACGAACTCGACCTCGACGCCGCCGAACGCGGCGTTGTGCACACCCCCGCGGGTCTCGCGATCGGTGCGCGCACGCCCGGCGAGATCGCGCTGGCGATCCTCGCGGAACTGGTCCACGAGATCCGCGTCGAACACCTGGCGGAGCAAACAGCCACCGGCACAACGGAATCGGAGGCCGAGCGGCTGACGGTGATCGATCCGGTGTGCGGCATGGCCGTCACCGTCGACGACGACACCCCGCACCTGCAGATCGACGGGGAGGACTACTGGTTCTGCGCGCCCGGGTGCCGCCGCACCTATGAGAAGGAGCGGGCGCGATGTTCGTGACCGGGCTGGTGCTGGCCGCGGGCGGGTCGCGGCGGCTGGGGCGGCCCAAGCAACTGCTGCCGTACCGCGGCGCGACACTGCTCGACGCGACCCTCGCGGCGGCGCGGGCGTGTCGGTTCCATCAACTGCTGGTGACCGTTCCCGGATCGGCGGAGGCGATCGAGGACCTCGTCGACCTCCGCGGCTGCACCGTCGTGCACTGCGCCGACGCCGGCAGCGGGTGCTCGGCCTCGGTGCGGGCGGCGCTGCGCGAGGTCGATCCGCTCGCCGCGGGCATCGTGCTGCTGCTGGGCGACCAGCCCGGGGTGACGCCGTGGACGGTGCGGGACCTGGTGGCCGGCGGCGCGATGGAGAACATCGGGATGTGCCGGTACGCGGACGGGCTCGGTCATCCACTGTGGTTGGGGCGCAGCGTGTTCGGTGATCTGGCCGAGCTCGCCGGCGACAAGGCGGTGTGGAAGCTCTTCGACCGCGAGGACATGGACGTGTTCGAGGTGCCCGTCGACGAACGCATCCCCCTCGACGTCGACACGTGGGACGGGTACCGGGCCCTGCTCGACCAGGACCGGGACGCGTCGTGATCGGAACAGCCGTGGACGCCTACTTCGCCGATGTCGACGAGCTGACCCGACGGTTCGACGCGCAGGACTACCTGCTCGACGACGGCACCGCCACCGCGCTCTTCTTGGCGCTGCGGCTGGGGCGGCCGCTGCTGCTCGAAGGCGAACCCGGGGTGGGGAAGACGACGGCCGCGAAGGCGCTGGCCGCGGCGCTCGGCACCGAGCTGGTGCGCCTGCAGTGCTACGAGGGCCTCGGCGCCGACGAGGCCCTCTACGACTGGAACTACCAGCGCCAGCTGCTCGCGGTGCGCCTGTCCGAGGCCCGCGGCGAACGGTTGCAGGAGGCCGACCTGTTCACCGAACAGTTCCTGCAGGCACGTCCGATCCTGCGGTGCGTGCGGCACCGCGGACCGCTGCCGCCGGTGCTGCTGATCGACGAGATCGACCGGGCCGACGACGAATTCGAGGCACTGCTGCTCGAGTTCCTGGGCGAGTCGTCGGTGACGGTGCCCGAACTCGGCACGTTCGTCGCGGAGCGAGCGCCGATCGTGGTCCTGACGTCGAACCGCAGCCGTGACCTGCACGACGCGCTGCGCCGGCGCTGCCTCTACCACTGGATCGACTACCCGGCGCCGGAGCGCGCGGCTGCGATCCTGCGCCGGACCGTGCCGGGCGCCACCGCCGCGCTGATCGCGAGCGTCACCCAGTTCGTGGCGTCCGCGCGGACGCTCGACCTCGACAAACCACCCGGGATCGCGGAGGCCATCGACTGGGTGTCGGCGCTCGCGGCGCTGGGCGCCGCCGACCTGGTGTCGGCCGACGCGCTCGCGAGCCTCGGCGCCATCGCGAAGACCCCCGACGACCGAACCGTGCTGGCGGACGCCGTCGGCGACTACCTGGCGAGCGGGGCCACCTGACGAGAGGACCACGATGAAGATTGCAGACGAGTTCACGGTCGACGCGCCCATCGACCGCGCGTGGGAGGTGCTCACCGACCTCGAGAGCATCGCGCCGCTGCTGCCCGGCGCGCAGATGACCGGGCGCGAGGGGGACGACTACCTCGGCACCGTGAAGATCAAGGTCGGGCCGGTGACGAGCGAGTTCGCCGGCCGAGCCTCGTTTGCCTCGAAGGACGAGCAGTCGCGCACCGCCGTCATCGACGCCCGCGGCCGGGAGAAGCGCGGCAGCGGCAACGCGTCCGCGACGATCACCGCCCGCCTGCACGAGTCCGGCGGTGCCACCCGGGTGACCGTGGACACGGAAATGAAGGTCGTCGGCAAGCTGGCCCAGTTCGGCAGCGGGATGATCCAACAGGTCTCCACGAAGCTGATGGGGCAGTTCGCGGCGTCGCTCCAGGACCGGTTGGCGACCGGCGCGCCCACCGAGAGCACCGGCACGCCGGTAAT
This genomic stretch from Prescottella soli harbors:
- a CDS encoding XdhC family protein — encoded protein: MDLAARAAQLTGERRPYVRATVVRAQQPTSSSPGDGAIVLPDGTIEGFVGGHCAQNSVRQAATDALEAGESLLLRILPDGGPEYPDVPGARVVVNHCLSGGAMEIFLQPCLPAPIVRVVGESPVADAVAHLAAALDLDVRRGATPSAGETAVIVASLGGDEPGAIREALDAGAGYVGLVASRVRGAAILDELDLDAAERGVVHTPAGLAIGARTPGEIALAILAELVHEIRVEHLAEQTATGTTESEAERLTVIDPVCGMAVTVDDDTPHLQIDGEDYWFCAPGCRRTYEKERARCS
- a CDS encoding SRPBCC family protein, producing the protein MKIADEFTVDAPIDRAWEVLTDLESIAPLLPGAQMTGREGDDYLGTVKIKVGPVTSEFAGRASFASKDEQSRTAVIDARGREKRGSGNASATITARLHESGGATRVTVDTEMKVVGKLAQFGSGMIQQVSTKLMGQFAASLQDRLATGAPTESTGTPVMAVVPPTPLSAGTVPEPEPIDLIELAGGSVARRVAPLLAAIVAAVVVFVVLRSRRR
- a CDS encoding aerobic carbon-monoxide dehydrogenase large subunit, which produces MTTLDETPGTVDPDSASNDGKPCGHGRMLRKEDPRFIRGQGHYVDDVQLPGMLHLAILRSPIAHARVARVDTTAAQAHPKVSAVVTGADLAEKGLAWMPTLSNDVQAVLATDKVRFQGQEVAFVVAEDRYSARDALELIDVEYEPLDPVIDARTALSPDAPVIRTDLDGKTDNHCFDWETGDSDATEAVFARADVVVRQEIVYPRVHPAPMETCGAVADYDAVNGKLTLWSTSQAPHAHRTLYALVAGLPEHKIRVISPDIGGGFGNKVPIYPGYVCAIVGSLLTGKPVKWMEDRSENLTSTGFARDYIMVGEIAATSEGKILAVRTDVLADHGAFNGTAAPLKYPAGFFGVFTGSYDLEAAYCKMTAVYTNKAPGGVAYACSFRITEAVYLVERLVDCLAFDLGMDPAELRLKNLLRPDQFPYTSKTGWKYDSGDYATTMRKAMDMIGYDDLRREQADKRERGELMGIGMSFFTEAVGAGPRKDMDILGLGMADGCELTVHPTGKAVVRISVQTQGQGHETTFAQIVAEELGIPPEDIDVVHGDTDNTPFGLGTYGSRSTPVSGAAAALVARKVRDKARIIASGMLEVSVADLEWEKGNFHVKGDPSAAVTIQDIAMRSYGAGDLPDGIEGGLEAQICYNPENLTYPYGAYFCVVDVDPGTGEVKVRRFLAVDDCGTRINPMIIEGQVHGGITDGIGMALMEIVAFDEDGNCLGGSLMDYLIPTALEVPHLETGYTVTPSPHHPIGAKGIGESATVGSPPAVVNAVVDALKPFGVRHADMPLTPSRVWEAMQGRATPPI
- a CDS encoding nucleotidyltransferase family protein is translated as MFVTGLVLAAGGSRRLGRPKQLLPYRGATLLDATLAAARACRFHQLLVTVPGSAEAIEDLVDLRGCTVVHCADAGSGCSASVRAALREVDPLAAGIVLLLGDQPGVTPWTVRDLVAGGAMENIGMCRYADGLGHPLWLGRSVFGDLAELAGDKAVWKLFDREDMDVFEVPVDERIPLDVDTWDGYRALLDQDRDAS
- a CDS encoding AAA family ATPase, which codes for MDAYFADVDELTRRFDAQDYLLDDGTATALFLALRLGRPLLLEGEPGVGKTTAAKALAAALGTELVRLQCYEGLGADEALYDWNYQRQLLAVRLSEARGERLQEADLFTEQFLQARPILRCVRHRGPLPPVLLIDEIDRADDEFEALLLEFLGESSVTVPELGTFVAERAPIVVLTSNRSRDLHDALRRRCLYHWIDYPAPERAAAILRRTVPGATAALIASVTQFVASARTLDLDKPPGIAEAIDWVSALAALGAADLVSADALASLGAIAKTPDDRTVLADAVGDYLASGAT